One Lacticaseibacillus rhamnosus genomic window carries:
- the sstT gene encoding serine/threonine transporter SstT, with protein sequence MYKRYKDVSLILKIVIGIVVGAVLGVLVPSWSFIDVLGKLFVGALKAIAPLLVFLLIMSAISKYRSGSKNHFGTVIVLYLSATLLSSVAAVVVSYLFPIKLVLPGAMKIAESAPKDLGTVVTGLLTNAVANPISALVEGNYLAILFWSLLIGSGLRLTSATTKKVVTELAETVSSVAQNVIQFAPFGIVGLLHESLSKTGVRGVMAYGQLLILLVATMVFVYLVVYPFMVWLLTRQNPYPLTFWTLKVSGIPAFFTRSGAVNIPINLKASEDLGLNKDSYAISIPLGGSANSGGAAITVSIMTLATANTMGVHVSIFLALLLCFLSAISATGVSGIAGGSLLLIPMAASLFGISNDIAMQVVGIGFIIGVVQDSVETAVNSASDLLFTATAEYADDRREGHPVNMRAAVKAAGKQKLKSAAPVAEDDK encoded by the coding sequence ATGTATAAACGGTACAAAGATGTGTCGCTGATTCTGAAAATTGTGATCGGAATCGTGGTTGGGGCAGTGTTAGGGGTATTGGTGCCCTCCTGGTCCTTTATCGATGTTTTAGGCAAGCTGTTTGTTGGCGCGTTGAAGGCAATCGCACCGTTACTTGTTTTCCTGTTGATTATGTCCGCAATTTCCAAATATCGCTCAGGGTCGAAAAACCATTTTGGCACTGTCATTGTCCTTTACTTAAGTGCCACATTACTTTCTTCGGTGGCAGCTGTTGTCGTTTCATATCTTTTCCCCATCAAGCTGGTGTTACCGGGGGCGATGAAGATTGCCGAAAGTGCGCCTAAGGATTTAGGAACGGTTGTGACCGGGTTATTGACTAATGCTGTGGCGAATCCGATTTCAGCGTTGGTTGAAGGTAATTATCTCGCTATTTTGTTCTGGTCGTTGTTGATCGGTTCTGGCTTGCGCTTGACGAGTGCCACGACCAAAAAAGTGGTAACCGAGCTGGCAGAGACCGTCAGCTCAGTAGCGCAAAATGTCATCCAGTTTGCACCGTTTGGGATTGTTGGCTTATTGCATGAATCATTGAGTAAGACCGGCGTTAGAGGGGTCATGGCTTATGGACAACTGCTGATCTTGCTGGTGGCCACCATGGTGTTTGTCTATCTGGTCGTTTATCCGTTCATGGTTTGGTTGCTGACGCGGCAAAATCCTTATCCGCTGACGTTTTGGACGTTAAAAGTCAGTGGGATTCCGGCCTTTTTCACGCGTAGTGGCGCCGTCAACATTCCGATTAACCTCAAAGCTTCGGAAGATTTGGGCTTGAATAAAGATAGTTATGCTATTTCGATTCCACTGGGCGGCTCAGCCAACTCTGGCGGGGCGGCCATTACCGTGTCGATTATGACCTTGGCCACCGCTAATACAATGGGCGTTCATGTCAGCATTTTCCTCGCTTTGTTGCTTTGTTTCCTGTCAGCCATTTCGGCAACCGGCGTATCGGGTATTGCCGGTGGGTCACTGCTTCTGATTCCAATGGCGGCTTCGCTTTTTGGCATTTCAAATGATATTGCCATGCAGGTCGTTGGGATTGGTTTTATCATCGGTGTCGTACAAGACTCGGTTGAAACGGCGGTTAACTCTGCGTCGGATTTACTGTTCACGGCCACGGCTGAATACGCGGATGATCGGCGTGAAGGTCACCCGGTTAACATGCGTGCTGCTGTTAAGGCGGCAGGCAAACAGAAGCTTAAGTCCGCTGCGCCAGTGGCAGAAGATGATAAATGA
- a CDS encoding APC family permease: MGKVWQRLFRKEDPSVYEDKDSHLPRVLRVRDFLALGVGTIVSASIFTLPGVVAAKHAGPAVSISFLIAALVAGLVAFAYAEMSAAMPFAGSAYSWINVVFGEFFGWIAGWALLAEYFIAVAFVASGLSANFRGLLATIGVNFPAALAHPFGTNGGIVDLVAVVVMLLVGILLSRGVSSAARVENILVVMKVLAILLFLVVGLTAIHPENFHPFFPAYHLNADGTPFGGWQGIYAGVSMIFLAYIGFDSIAANSAEAIDPEKTMPRGILGSLLIAVFLFVSVGLVLLGMFPYQDYANNAEPVGWALRHSGHAVVATVVESIAVLGMFTALIGMAMAGSRLLYSFGRDGMLPHGLGKLNSRKLPNRALAVLITIGVIIGAFFPFAFLAQLISAGTLIAFMFVTLGIYRLRPREGQDIAKPRFRMPFYPVLPAVAFLGSLVVFLGLDIQAKLYSGVWFLIGCAIYFLYGMRHSALTKGSEVEKETEALEQAKSDE, translated from the coding sequence ATGGGGAAAGTATGGCAACGATTGTTTCGAAAAGAAGATCCAAGTGTGTATGAAGACAAAGACTCGCATTTGCCGCGAGTCTTGCGCGTGCGTGATTTTCTGGCGCTAGGCGTTGGTACCATTGTCTCCGCATCGATCTTTACATTACCTGGGGTCGTTGCGGCTAAACATGCCGGGCCAGCGGTGTCAATTTCTTTTCTGATTGCGGCGCTGGTTGCCGGACTGGTGGCATTTGCCTACGCTGAAATGTCAGCTGCCATGCCATTTGCCGGGTCGGCTTATTCATGGATTAATGTTGTTTTCGGTGAATTCTTCGGGTGGATTGCCGGCTGGGCGTTGTTAGCTGAGTACTTTATTGCCGTGGCCTTTGTTGCGTCTGGCTTATCGGCTAATTTTCGCGGCTTATTGGCGACGATCGGGGTGAATTTTCCCGCGGCCTTGGCGCATCCTTTTGGTACTAACGGTGGCATTGTTGATTTGGTTGCCGTGGTGGTGATGCTGCTGGTCGGGATTTTGTTGTCGCGCGGCGTGTCCAGTGCTGCGCGAGTCGAAAATATTCTCGTTGTCATGAAAGTGCTGGCTATCCTGCTATTTCTTGTGGTGGGGTTAACCGCGATTCACCCAGAAAACTTCCATCCGTTCTTCCCGGCGTATCATCTTAACGCGGATGGCACACCATTTGGAGGCTGGCAAGGTATTTATGCCGGCGTCTCCATGATTTTCCTGGCTTATATCGGGTTTGATTCGATTGCGGCTAATTCGGCTGAAGCGATTGATCCGGAGAAAACGATGCCGCGGGGAATTTTGGGGTCACTCTTGATTGCCGTTTTCTTATTCGTTTCGGTGGGACTGGTTTTGTTGGGGATGTTCCCGTATCAGGATTACGCCAACAATGCAGAACCGGTCGGCTGGGCGTTGCGCCACTCAGGTCACGCGGTGGTCGCAACGGTTGTCGAAAGCATCGCGGTTTTAGGTATGTTCACGGCGCTCATTGGTATGGCGATGGCGGGATCTCGGCTGCTTTACAGTTTTGGGCGTGACGGGATGTTGCCGCATGGTTTAGGGAAATTGAATAGCCGCAAGTTGCCGAATCGCGCTTTGGCGGTGCTCATCACTATTGGCGTTATTATCGGTGCGTTCTTTCCATTTGCGTTTCTTGCCCAGCTGATTTCCGCGGGGACTCTGATCGCATTCATGTTTGTCACGCTTGGCATTTACCGGCTGCGTCCGCGTGAGGGGCAGGACATTGCCAAGCCACGTTTTCGGATGCCATTTTACCCAGTGTTGCCAGCGGTTGCTTTTCTCGGATCGCTAGTGGTCTTTCTCGGATTGGACATTCAGGCAAAGCTGTATTCAGGCGTCTGGTTCCTAATCGGTTGTGCGATCTACTTCCTTTATGGCATGCGACACTCGGCATTAACCAAAGGCTCCGAAGTTGAAAAGGAGACGGAAGCACTGGAGCAAGCCAAGTCGGACGAGTAA
- a CDS encoding L-lactate dehydrogenase has protein sequence MQHSGNIILIGDGAIGSSFAFNCLTTGVGQSLGIIDVNEKRVQGDVEDLSDALPYTSQKNIYAASYEDCKYADIIVITAGIAQKPGQTRLELLSINAKIMKEITHNIMASGFNGFILVASNPVDVLAELVLEESGLPRNQVLGSGTALDSARLRSEIGLRYNVDARIVHGYIMGEHGDSEFPVWDYTNIGGKPILDWIPKNRQASDLAEISHRVKTAAYGIIEKKGATFYGIAASLTRLTSAFLNDDRAAFAMSVHLDGEYGLSGVSIGVPVILGANGLERIIELDLNPEDHKRLADSGAILKDNLKKAQEA, from the coding sequence ATGCAACATAGCGGAAATATTATTTTAATTGGTGACGGCGCTATCGGTTCGAGCTTTGCTTTTAACTGTTTAACGACCGGCGTTGGTCAAAGTCTGGGCATTATTGACGTCAATGAGAAGCGGGTTCAAGGCGATGTAGAAGATCTTTCAGACGCCCTACCATATACGTCTCAAAAGAATATCTACGCAGCGAGTTACGAAGACTGCAAATACGCCGATATCATTGTGATCACGGCTGGCATTGCGCAAAAGCCCGGGCAAACCCGACTGGAACTGTTGTCGATCAATGCCAAAATCATGAAAGAAATCACTCACAACATCATGGCCAGTGGTTTCAATGGTTTTATTCTCGTTGCCTCAAACCCGGTCGACGTGCTCGCGGAATTAGTGCTGGAAGAATCGGGGCTGCCGCGTAACCAAGTGCTAGGATCAGGTACCGCGCTGGATTCAGCCCGTCTGCGTTCGGAAATCGGCTTGCGTTACAATGTGGATGCGCGCATTGTCCACGGCTACATCATGGGCGAACATGGCGACTCCGAATTTCCGGTTTGGGATTACACCAATATTGGCGGCAAACCGATTCTCGACTGGATTCCCAAAAATCGCCAAGCAAGTGATTTGGCTGAAATCAGCCACCGCGTCAAAACTGCTGCATATGGCATCATTGAAAAGAAAGGTGCTACTTTCTACGGGATCGCCGCTTCGCTCACTCGCCTAACCAGTGCCTTTTTGAATGACGACCGGGCAGCATTTGCGATGTCGGTCCATCTTGACGGTGAATATGGTTTATCCGGCGTTTCCATTGGGGTGCCGGTTATCCTCGGCGCAAATGGTTTAGAGCGCATCATCGAACTGGATTTAAATCCGGAAGACCACAAACGCCTGGCTGACTCTGGTGCCATTTTGAAAGATAATTTAAAGAAGGCACAGGAAGCCTAG
- the gdhA gene encoding NADP-specific glutamate dehydrogenase has product MTSATAYVESVLATLKQRDPHQPEFLEAATTILKTVVPVFEKHPEYIQANILGRLVEPERAIQFAVPWQDDQGQIQVNRGFRVQFNSAIGPYKGGLRLHPSVNLSIVKFLGFEQIFKNSLTTLPIGGAKGGADFNPKGKSDAEIMRFCQSFMTELSKYIGPDLDVPVGDIGVGAREIGYLYGQYKRLKGAQRGVLTGKGLSYGGSLARTEATGYGLIYYTDELLKANGETLAGKQAVISGAGNVAIYAAQKAKALGVKVLTVSDSNGYVVDENGIDLATVKQIKEVERGRIKTYAERVDGAKYYEGSVWDATIKFDLALPCATQNEINGAQAKRFKAAGVIAVAEGANMPSDPDAIAAYQHDDILYGPAKAANAGGVAVSALEMSQNSRRLSDSFDTVDGQLHEIMQHIFKASADAAAEYGVPGDYEAGANIAGFLKVADAMYAQGM; this is encoded by the coding sequence ATGACTTCAGCAACAGCTTATGTCGAATCGGTTCTCGCAACGCTCAAACAACGCGATCCGCACCAACCGGAGTTTTTGGAAGCAGCGACAACTATTTTAAAAACCGTTGTTCCGGTTTTTGAAAAACATCCGGAGTATATACAAGCCAACATTCTTGGCCGCTTGGTTGAACCGGAACGGGCCATTCAATTTGCCGTGCCGTGGCAGGATGACCAAGGCCAAATCCAAGTGAACCGCGGCTTTCGGGTGCAATTCAATTCCGCCATCGGTCCATACAAAGGCGGCTTGCGGTTACATCCATCAGTCAATTTAAGTATCGTGAAGTTTTTGGGTTTTGAACAGATCTTCAAGAATAGCCTGACGACCTTGCCAATCGGTGGGGCAAAAGGCGGGGCTGATTTTAATCCAAAAGGTAAATCGGATGCGGAAATCATGCGTTTTTGTCAAAGCTTCATGACCGAGCTGAGCAAATACATCGGGCCGGACCTGGATGTGCCAGTCGGGGATATTGGCGTTGGCGCACGGGAAATCGGCTACCTATATGGTCAATACAAGCGACTTAAAGGGGCACAACGCGGCGTTTTAACCGGCAAAGGTCTCAGTTATGGCGGCTCATTGGCACGCACGGAGGCTACCGGTTACGGCTTGATCTATTACACAGATGAATTACTCAAGGCTAATGGCGAAACGCTTGCCGGTAAGCAGGCAGTGATTTCCGGTGCCGGGAATGTTGCCATTTATGCCGCTCAAAAGGCAAAAGCGCTGGGGGTTAAAGTGCTCACGGTTTCCGATTCAAATGGCTACGTGGTGGATGAAAATGGGATCGATCTTGCCACCGTCAAGCAAATTAAAGAAGTAGAGCGTGGTCGAATCAAAACTTATGCCGAGCGAGTTGACGGCGCTAAATATTATGAAGGTTCGGTTTGGGATGCAACGATTAAGTTTGATCTGGCCTTGCCGTGTGCCACCCAAAATGAAATTAATGGAGCGCAGGCCAAGCGCTTTAAGGCTGCAGGCGTGATCGCCGTGGCAGAAGGCGCCAACATGCCCAGTGATCCGGATGCCATTGCGGCTTATCAGCATGACGACATTTTATACGGTCCGGCCAAAGCGGCCAATGCTGGCGGCGTGGCAGTCTCCGCACTCGAAATGAGCCAAAATTCGCGGCGTTTAAGTGATAGCTTCGACACGGTTGACGGACAGTTGCACGAGATCATGCAGCATATTTTCAAAGCCAGTGCCGATGCTGCCGCCGAGTATGGGGTTCCAGGTGATTACGAGGCCGGGGCCAACATCGCCGGCTTCTTGAAAGTTGCCGATGCGATGTATGCACAAGGCATGTAG
- a CDS encoding cold-shock protein, giving the protein MQKGTVKWFNADKGYGFITGEDGQDVFVHFSAINGEGYKSLDEGQAVSYDVEQSDRGPQAANVTKL; this is encoded by the coding sequence ATGCAAAAAGGTACAGTTAAATGGTTCAACGCTGATAAGGGTTACGGCTTCATCACTGGTGAAGACGGCCAAGACGTTTTCGTACACTTCAGCGCCATCAACGGTGAAGGTTACAAGAGTCTTGACGAAGGTCAGGCTGTTTCCTACGATGTAGAACAATCTGATCGTGGCCCTCAGGCTGCTAACGTTACCAAGCTTTAA
- a CDS encoding OsmC family protein: MAERSLYHTYVRNENGLVGESYVEGNQGLALGVSSSLIDAPGTNPEQFIAFALSTCFNATIRIVQHREGTAEDSQLRTRVDIVRDKIGYKFIVDAQILMPSHTREEAQKIVTQALDECPVAKLLKENENVTFRIVDEFTDEPTLGE; the protein is encoded by the coding sequence ATGGCAGAGCGTTCTTTATATCATACCTATGTCCGTAACGAAAATGGTTTGGTTGGTGAAAGTTATGTTGAAGGCAACCAAGGATTAGCACTGGGCGTTTCCAGCTCGCTCATTGATGCGCCGGGTACCAATCCGGAGCAGTTTATCGCCTTTGCACTGTCTACTTGTTTCAATGCCACCATTCGTATCGTTCAGCATCGCGAAGGCACCGCAGAGGATTCCCAATTACGCACCCGTGTCGATATCGTCCGTGACAAAATCGGCTACAAATTCATTGTGGATGCCCAGATTCTCATGCCAAGCCACACTCGCGAAGAAGCCCAAAAGATTGTCACCCAGGCTTTAGACGAGTGTCCGGTTGCCAAACTGTTGAAAGAAAATGAAAATGTCACCTTCCGCATTGTCGATGAATTCACTGATGAGCCAACTTTAGGTGAATAA
- the abc-f gene encoding ribosomal protection-like ABC-F family protein, which translates to MSTIQIKHLHFAYDGQAPIFTDAGFDLDTNWHLGLVGRNGRGKTTLLRLLQKQLDYRGTITVPLPLQYFPQALDESQVTLDAAQAFNHVAQWQLERELNLLHADPAILWRPFADLSGGEQTKVRLALLFIQTDGFALIDEPTNHLDLRSRRQVAAYLQQKPGFIVVSHDRDFLDAVTDHTLAIERQKITLYQGNYTTFATEKARQDQTEIAQNTHLKTEISRLKQTAYDKKLWAENKERSIYGDRHVKNSGHRGRGFISARAARTMKKSKNLEHRMNKEIEEKEQLLKNLEKVDPLTMNPQPTHQHQLIVAEKVQLGFDQPLFEPISFTLHRGDRIAIVGENGSGKSTLIRALLGQFNGISRGLLKLAPVSLSLVRQQYADNRGTLPDFAETHQLSREALLNNLRKLGMPRADFATPIEHLSMGQQKKVEVARSLATPAALYIWDEPLNYLDTYNQDQIIAAVCQYQPTMLFVEHDEHFIDQVATKMIRLHPLL; encoded by the coding sequence ATGTCTACCATCCAAATCAAACATCTACACTTTGCTTACGATGGCCAAGCACCGATCTTTACTGATGCCGGTTTCGATCTTGATACAAACTGGCATCTCGGCTTAGTTGGCCGTAATGGTCGCGGCAAAACAACTTTGTTACGCCTATTGCAAAAACAACTTGATTATCGCGGTACGATCACCGTACCACTGCCGCTGCAATATTTTCCCCAAGCACTCGATGAATCTCAGGTGACATTGGATGCTGCTCAGGCGTTTAACCATGTCGCCCAGTGGCAGCTTGAGCGCGAACTCAACTTATTGCACGCCGATCCTGCGATTCTTTGGCGACCGTTTGCTGATTTATCCGGTGGTGAACAAACCAAAGTGCGCTTGGCTTTGCTTTTCATCCAGACTGATGGCTTTGCACTCATCGACGAACCAACCAATCACCTTGATCTGCGCAGTCGCCGGCAGGTAGCAGCTTATTTGCAGCAAAAACCCGGCTTCATCGTTGTGAGTCATGATCGCGATTTTTTAGATGCTGTCACCGATCACACCTTGGCCATTGAACGCCAGAAAATCACGCTATATCAAGGCAACTACACGACGTTTGCAACTGAAAAAGCGCGCCAGGATCAAACCGAAATTGCCCAAAATACCCATTTAAAAACCGAAATCAGTCGGCTCAAACAAACGGCTTATGACAAGAAACTCTGGGCCGAAAATAAAGAGCGCAGTATTTACGGCGATCGGCACGTTAAAAATAGCGGTCATAGGGGTCGCGGCTTTATCAGCGCCCGCGCAGCAAGAACCATGAAAAAAAGTAAAAACCTGGAACACCGGATGAACAAAGAAATCGAAGAAAAAGAACAGCTGCTCAAAAATCTGGAAAAAGTCGATCCTTTAACGATGAATCCGCAGCCGACCCACCAGCACCAATTGATTGTGGCGGAAAAGGTGCAACTCGGTTTTGATCAACCGTTATTCGAGCCGATTTCGTTCACCTTACACCGTGGCGATCGCATTGCCATTGTTGGGGAAAACGGCAGCGGTAAATCAACCTTGATCCGCGCATTGCTGGGTCAGTTTAACGGGATCAGTCGCGGCCTGTTAAAGTTGGCGCCCGTATCTTTGAGTCTGGTACGCCAGCAGTATGCCGATAACCGCGGTACCCTTCCAGACTTTGCCGAAACCCACCAGCTTAGTCGCGAAGCATTGCTCAATAACTTACGCAAGCTTGGTATGCCGCGCGCTGATTTTGCCACGCCGATTGAACATTTGAGTATGGGCCAGCAAAAGAAAGTGGAAGTGGCCCGCTCCCTGGCAACGCCTGCAGCGCTTTACATCTGGGACGAGCCACTTAATTATCTGGATACCTACAATCAAGATCAGATTATTGCGGCCGTCTGCCAATATCAACCAACGATGCTCTTTGTCGAACACGATGAACATTTTATCGATCAGGTTGCCACAAAGATGATTCGCCTACACCCGTTGCTATAA
- a CDS encoding SDR family oxidoreductase, translating into MKIFVVGAHGQIGQLLVHKLLDRGDTVTGGYRDPLTQTPDPEKNFRAVELDLSWPVNRLANLFAGHDAVVFAAGSRGKDLLGVDLDGAIKTMKAAEAKDVGRFIMLSALDAEDPAHWPAQLHDYYIAKYYADEWLIHNTDLDYVIVQPTSLTNEPAQGTITLQPQRPSTIPRADVADVLVAALDSDRHRETIKIATGPTPIEEAVKS; encoded by the coding sequence GTGAAAATTTTTGTTGTCGGCGCCCACGGTCAAATCGGCCAGCTATTGGTGCATAAATTACTGGATCGAGGCGATACGGTCACAGGGGGCTATCGTGACCCGCTCACCCAGACACCCGATCCGGAGAAAAATTTTCGAGCAGTCGAGCTTGATCTGTCATGGCCGGTCAATCGATTAGCAAACCTTTTCGCCGGTCATGATGCAGTTGTGTTCGCTGCAGGATCGCGGGGAAAAGATCTACTCGGGGTTGACTTAGATGGGGCCATCAAAACCATGAAAGCCGCCGAAGCCAAGGATGTCGGCCGCTTCATCATGCTTAGTGCACTTGATGCTGAGGATCCGGCACACTGGCCTGCACAATTGCACGATTACTACATTGCCAAGTATTATGCAGATGAGTGGTTAATCCACAATACGGATCTGGATTATGTCATTGTCCAGCCAACCTCACTCACGAATGAACCGGCGCAAGGAACCATTACGCTGCAGCCGCAACGCCCATCAACCATTCCGCGTGCCGATGTTGCCGATGTCTTGGTTGCCGCATTAGATAGCGATCGTCACCGCGAGACAATTAAAATTGCCACTGGCCCAACACCAATTGAAGAAGCCGTAAAAAGTTGA
- a CDS encoding aldo/keto reductase, whose translation MKTINIGDVTVPIVGMGTWYLGEGNAEQSARETQALKYGLDHGLRVIDTAEMYGNGAAETLIGSFLGDYPRANIYLISKFYPSHADKKQMRTALTNSLSRLKTDYLDLYLLHWRGATPLAETLEGLQELKKEGLIRQYGVSNFDVDDMDQLTLEPGGEQVVANEVLYNLQSRGIDFDLLPRQKQAGITTIGYSPYGSGSGKSIKLTPELTDLAKSKGISTHQLLLAWVLRNGDVLSIPRTGEASHMAENIAAADVTFSPDELDLFDQAFPMPRHHVPLEII comes from the coding sequence ATGAAAACGATCAATATTGGCGATGTAACAGTTCCAATTGTCGGAATGGGCACCTGGTATTTAGGTGAAGGCAATGCTGAACAAAGCGCACGCGAAACCCAAGCTTTAAAGTACGGGTTAGATCACGGCTTGCGGGTGATTGATACAGCCGAAATGTATGGCAACGGCGCGGCGGAAACCTTGATCGGCAGCTTTTTAGGTGATTACCCACGGGCCAATATCTATCTGATCTCTAAATTCTATCCGTCACATGCCGACAAAAAGCAAATGCGAACGGCGCTGACAAATAGCTTGTCGCGACTTAAAACCGATTATCTCGACCTTTACCTACTTCACTGGCGCGGGGCTACCCCACTGGCGGAAACCCTTGAAGGCTTACAAGAGCTGAAAAAAGAGGGACTGATTCGCCAATACGGGGTCTCAAACTTCGATGTTGACGATATGGATCAGCTCACTTTGGAACCGGGTGGCGAGCAAGTCGTTGCCAATGAAGTCTTGTATAACCTACAATCACGCGGTATTGACTTTGACCTACTTCCACGCCAGAAGCAGGCAGGGATCACTACGATTGGTTACTCGCCTTATGGTTCCGGCAGCGGCAAATCCATCAAGCTAACTCCGGAACTCACCGATTTGGCAAAAAGCAAGGGCATTTCGACTCACCAGCTCCTGCTTGCCTGGGTATTGCGCAATGGTGACGTGCTATCCATCCCCCGCACTGGTGAAGCTAGCCACATGGCAGAAAACATTGCCGCAGCAGACGTCACATTTTCACCGGACGAATTAGATCTATTTGATCAAGCCTTCCCGATGCCTCGTCATCACGTACCCCTGGAAATCATTTAG
- a CDS encoding amino acid permease, with protein MQRKLSGRHMQMIALGGTIGVGLFMGASATIKWTGPSVLIAYIIAGLFLYLIMRALGEMLYVDPATGSFAKFASEYMHPLFGYLTAWSNIFQFVVVGMSEMIAIGEYFKFWWPGLPAWLPGLVAITFLVLANLISVRMFGELEFWFALIKVVTIVLMIIAGLGVILFGLGNGGRPVGISNLWTHGGFFTGGFTGFCFALSIVLGSYQGVELLGITAGEAENPQPTIVKAVKDTIGRILIFYVGAIFVIVAVYPWNQLSALGSPFVQTFAKIGITFAASLINFVVITAALSGSNSGIYSASRMLYTLADAKQLPRIFTKLNRHGVPFYPVVSVGGGILLGVLLNAILPYVAPAAKNVFVLVYSSSVLPGMVPWFVILISEIKFQKVHADKMTDHPFKMPFAPYSNYLTLIFLVFTLFFMLLNPETSISLVVGIIFLSLVSLHYFIYYRHGNSKTKAVMDQDNDL; from the coding sequence ATGCAACGAAAACTCAGTGGCCGCCATATGCAGATGATTGCGCTCGGCGGGACCATCGGCGTTGGCCTTTTCATGGGCGCTAGTGCCACCATCAAATGGACCGGCCCTTCTGTCTTAATTGCCTATATCATTGCCGGACTTTTTCTTTATCTCATCATGCGGGCGTTGGGCGAAATGCTGTACGTTGATCCGGCAACTGGTTCATTTGCCAAATTTGCCAGTGAATACATGCACCCGCTTTTTGGTTATTTAACTGCGTGGAGTAATATCTTCCAATTTGTTGTGGTAGGCATGTCAGAGATGATTGCCATTGGTGAATACTTCAAATTTTGGTGGCCTGGGCTGCCGGCATGGCTGCCTGGCCTGGTTGCGATCACCTTCCTTGTTTTGGCAAATCTGATTTCGGTGCGAATGTTTGGTGAATTGGAATTCTGGTTTGCTTTGATCAAAGTCGTAACCATTGTGTTGATGATCATCGCTGGTCTCGGCGTCATTTTATTTGGACTAGGAAATGGCGGTCGGCCAGTGGGGATTAGTAACTTGTGGACCCACGGCGGATTTTTCACGGGTGGCTTTACTGGCTTTTGCTTTGCCTTGTCCATTGTGCTTGGTTCTTACCAAGGCGTTGAGTTACTCGGCATCACAGCTGGGGAAGCGGAAAACCCGCAACCAACAATTGTTAAAGCGGTCAAAGACACCATCGGACGAATTCTCATCTTTTACGTTGGTGCGATTTTCGTGATTGTAGCCGTTTATCCTTGGAATCAACTTAGCGCCTTAGGGTCACCTTTTGTTCAAACCTTTGCCAAAATCGGCATTACCTTTGCGGCATCACTCATCAACTTTGTGGTGATCACCGCCGCATTATCAGGTTCAAATTCCGGCATTTATTCTGCTAGTCGTATGCTTTACACATTGGCAGATGCCAAACAGTTACCGCGAATCTTCACAAAACTAAATCGCCATGGCGTCCCTTTTTATCCCGTTGTTTCGGTCGGCGGCGGCATTTTACTCGGTGTGCTTTTAAACGCCATCCTGCCTTACGTGGCACCAGCAGCGAAAAATGTTTTCGTTCTCGTCTATAGTTCCAGCGTCTTGCCAGGAATGGTTCCCTGGTTTGTGATTCTTATTAGTGAAATCAAGTTTCAAAAAGTTCACGCCGATAAAATGACGGACCATCCTTTCAAAATGCCATTCGCACCATACAGTAATTATCTCACACTTATTTTCCTTGTGTTCACTTTATTTTTCATGTTGCTGAATCCGGAAACAAGTATTTCATTAGTAGTCGGGATTATCTTTTTAAGTTTGGTGAGCTTGCATTATTTTATCTATTATCGCCATGGAAACAGCAAAACAAAGGCGGTAATGGATCAAGACAATGACCTTTAA